The following are encoded in a window of Phaseolus vulgaris cultivar G19833 chromosome 3, P. vulgaris v2.0, whole genome shotgun sequence genomic DNA:
- the LOC137839301 gene encoding uncharacterized protein, whose protein sequence is MTNLPIRKVLQKLDVAGRMVRWAVELYEFDVQYKPRGPIKSYVYANFVVELSSVATHQEEAYFRWVLSLDGSSNQQGNGAGVILEGPNGLLIEQALRFAFNASNNQAEYKALIAGMLLAKEMGAKSLLAKSDSLFVTGQVTGEYQAKDLQMVAYLEYVQILKETFAVFKLVHVPREQNDRADLLAKLASSGKGARQRTVI, encoded by the coding sequence ATGACAAACCTTCCCATTCGCAAGGTCTTGCAGAAActcgatgtggcaggaagaatggtgcgttGGGCGGTTGAGCTATACGAGTTTGACGTGCAGTACAAACCAAGAGGACCTATCAAAAGCTATGTTTATGCTAACTTCGTTGTAGAGCTCTCCTCGGTAGCCACACACCAAGAGGAAGCATATTTCAGATGGGTCCTCTCCCTAGACGGGTCCTCCAACCAACAGGGTAATGGGGCTGgcgtcatcctggaagggccaaaTGGGTTGTTaatcgagcaggccctacggTTTGCCTTCAATGCCAGTAACAACCAAGCGGAGTATAAGGCCTTGATTGCTGGAATGTTGCTAGCCAAAGAGATGGGTGCAAAGAGTTtgctggcaaagagtgactccctGTTTGTCACAGGACAAGTTACGGGAGAATACCAGGCCAAGGACCTTCAGATGGTCGCATACCTAGAATATGTTCAGATTCTAAAGGAGACTTTTGCGGTGTTCAAGTTAGTACATGTCCCTAGAGAACAGAATGACCGAGCTGACTTGTTAGCAAAGCTCGctagttcaggcaagggggccAGACAGAGGACAGTCATATAG